Proteins from a genomic interval of Flammeovirgaceae bacterium SG7u.111:
- a CDS encoding DUF2147 domain-containing protein: MKKTIILSFILATFAGWASAQSPVGQWKTIDDETGKEKSIVEIFEKDGKLFGKVMKLIDPEEENPKCDECEEDDDRYNQPVIGMEIIRDLEQDGEEWEDGTVMDPENGKIYSCKIWLEDEKTLKLRGYIAFFYRTQTWYRVE, encoded by the coding sequence ATGAAAAAAACAATCATCCTTTCGTTTATTCTCGCCACTTTTGCTGGTTGGGCAAGTGCCCAAAGCCCCGTAGGCCAATGGAAAACAATAGACGATGAAACCGGTAAAGAGAAGTCGATAGTAGAGATTTTTGAAAAAGATGGAAAACTATTTGGGAAGGTGATGAAACTCATTGACCCCGAAGAAGAAAACCCAAAGTGCGATGAGTGCGAAGAAGATGACGACAGGTACAATCAACCTGTAATTGGAATGGAGATTATTAGGGACTTGGAGCAAGACGGAGAAGAGTGGGAAGACGGAACGGTAATGGATCCCGAAAATGGCAAGATCTATTCTTGCAAAATATGGCTTGAAGACGAAAAAACGCTTAAGCTGAGAGGCTACATAGCATTTTTCTATCGTACGCAAACTTGGTATAGAGTAGAGTAA